A region from the Melospiza georgiana isolate bMelGeo1 chromosome 10, bMelGeo1.pri, whole genome shotgun sequence genome encodes:
- the PLOD2 gene encoding procollagen-lysine,2-oxoglutarate 5-dioxygenase 2 isoform X1, which yields MEVLTDASFSGRAMGSALPMPSGHTGGRVAAFLWAHGVPASDKLLVFTVATKETDGFHRFMRTAKHFNYTVKVLGKGEEWKGGELPNSIGGGQKVRLLKEGIESYADKEDLVVLFVECFDVIFAGGPEELLKKFQETNHKVVFAADGLIWPDKRLADKYPVVRSGKRFLNSGGFIGYAPSINRIVQQWNLQDNDDDQLFYTKIYVDPLARERINITLDHKCAIFQTLNGAVDEVLLKFEEGKVRARNSVYDTLPVTIHGNGPTKIHLNYLGNYIPNAWTRETGCTVCDLDLLDLSAVKEYPRVKIGVFIEQPTPFLTKFLDRLLTLDYPREALSIFVHNNEVYHEKHIKKFWEKAKNIIRSIKIVGPEENLSQAEARNMGMDLCRQDKTCEYYLSIDADVVLTNPKTLRILIEQNRKIIAPLVTRHGKLWSNFWGALSPDGYYARSEDYVDIVQGNRVGVWNIPYMANIYLIKGQTLRSEMKEKNYFMRDKLDPDMALCRNAREMTLQREKDSPSSETFHMLRAPKGVFMYITNRHEFGRLLSTANYNTSHYNNDLWQIFENPVDWKETYINPNYSKIFTDNIVEQPCPDVFWFPIFSDTACDELVEEMEHFGQWSGGKHQDSRISGGYENVPTDDIHMKQIGLDNEWLHFIREFIAPVTLKVFAGYYTKGYALLNFVVKYSPDRQRSLRPHHDSSTFTINIALNKVGEDFQGGGCKFLRYNCSIESPRKGWSFMHPGRLTHLHEGLPILNGTRYIAVSFIDP from the exons aTAAACTTCTGGTCTTTACTGTAGCAACTAAAGAAACCGATGGCTTTCACCGCTTCATGCGAACTGCCAAGCATTTCAACTACACAGTAAAG GTTCTTGGAAAAGGTGAAGAGTGGAAAGGTGGTGAGCTGCCCAACTCCATTGGCGGAGGGCAGAAGGTTCGGCTGCTGAAGGAGGGCATTGAAAGCTATGCTGATAAGGAGGACCTGGTTGTACTGTTTGTGGAATG cTTTGATGTTATCTTTGCTGGGGGCCCTGAAGAGCTGCTAAAGAAATTTCAGGAAACAAATCACAAGGTGGTGTTTGCAGCAGATGGACTGATTTGGCCAGATAAAAGGCTGGCTGACAAATATCCTGTTGTCCGGAGTGGGAAACGATTCCTGAACTCAGGAG GATTTATTGGTTATGCTCCATCCATAAATCGTATTGTGCAGCAATGGAATCTGCAGGATAATGATGATGACCAGCTGTTTTACACCAAAATCTATGTTGACCCATTGGCAAGG GAGCGCATTAACATCACTTTGGACCACAAATGTGCAATTTTCCAGACCCTAAATGGAGCTGTTG ATGAAGTCCTTTTGAAATTTGAAGAAGGAAAAGTAAGAGCAAGGAATTCAGTGTATGACACCCTACCAGTCACCATTCACGGAAATGGTCCAACTAAA ATTCACCTGAATTATTTGGGAAACTATATTCCCAACGCTTGGACCCGGGAAACTGGCTGCACTGTCTGTGATCTGGATTTACTGGACCTGTCAGCAGTCAAG GAATATCCAAGAGTAAAAATTGGTGTTTTCATTGAACAACCCACTCCTTTCCTAACTAAATTTTTAGACAGACTGTTGACTCTGGACTACCCACGGGAGGCACTCAGTATCTTCGTTCATAATAAT GAGGTTTACCATGAAAAGCACATCAAGAAATTCTGGGAAAAAGCCAAGAACATTATCAGAAGTATTAAAATTGTTGGACCTGAGGAAAACCTGAGTCAAGCAGAAGCCAGGAACATGGGAAT gGACCTTTGTCGCCAGGATAAAACGTGTGAATATTACTTAAGCATAGATGCAGATGTTGTCCTGACAAACCCAAAAACTTTAAGAATACTGATAGAACAGAACAG GAAGATAATTGCTCCACTAGTAACTCGCCACGGGAAGCTTTGGTCCAATTTCTGGGGTGCTCTGAGCCCTGATGGTTACTATGCTCGATCAGAAGATTATGTGGACATTGTCCAAGGGAACAGAGT AGgagtatggaatatcccttaCATGGCTAATATATACTTGATTAAGGGACAGACTCTGAGGTCtgagatgaaagaaaagaacTATTTCATGCGTGATAAGCTGGATCCTGATATGGCACTCTGCAGGAATGCCAGGGAGATG ACTTTACAAAGGGAAAAAGACTCCCCTTCTTCGGAAACATTCCATATGCTCAGAGCCCCAAAG GGTGTTTTCATGTACATTACCAACAGACATGAATTTGGAAGACTTCTTTCTACAGCCAACTACAATACTTCCCACTACAACAATGACCTCTGGCAGATCTTTGAGAATCCTGTG gaTTGGAAGGAAACTTACATAAATCCAAACTACTCAAAGATCTTCACGGATAACATAGTAGAACAG CCCTGTCCAGATGTGTTTTGGTTTCCCATATTTTCTGACACTGCCTGTGATGAATTAGTAGAAGAAATGGAACATTTTGGGCAATGGTCTGGTGGAAAACACCAA GACAGCCGCATTTCTGGAGGTTATGAAAATGTCCCAACCGATGACATTCACATGAAGCAGATAGGACTGGATAATGAATGGCTGCATTTCATACGAGAGTTCATTGCCCCAGTCACACTAAAAGTCTTTGCTGGCTACTATACCAAG GGCTATGCTCTGCTGAACTTTGTTGTGAAATACAGCCCTGACAGACAGCGGTCGCTGAGACCTCACCACGACTCCTCCACGTTCACCATCAACATCGCCCTCAACAAAGTAGGAGAAGACTTCCAG GGAGGTGGATGTAAATTCCTTAGGTACAACTGCTCCATTGAGTCCCCCAGGAAAGGATGGAGCTTCATGCACCCAGGAAGACTTACACATTTACACGAAGGACTTCCAATCTTGAATGGCACAAGATACATTGCAGTATCGTTTATTGatccttaa
- the PLOD2 gene encoding procollagen-lysine,2-oxoglutarate 5-dioxygenase 2 isoform X2, whose product MARSGARWPRLLLPALLALALPAAAERSPGPADKLLVFTVATKETDGFHRFMRTAKHFNYTVKVLGKGEEWKGGELPNSIGGGQKVRLLKEGIESYADKEDLVVLFVECFDVIFAGGPEELLKKFQETNHKVVFAADGLIWPDKRLADKYPVVRSGKRFLNSGGFIGYAPSINRIVQQWNLQDNDDDQLFYTKIYVDPLARERINITLDHKCAIFQTLNGAVDEVLLKFEEGKVRARNSVYDTLPVTIHGNGPTKIHLNYLGNYIPNAWTRETGCTVCDLDLLDLSAVKEYPRVKIGVFIEQPTPFLTKFLDRLLTLDYPREALSIFVHNNEVYHEKHIKKFWEKAKNIIRSIKIVGPEENLSQAEARNMGMDLCRQDKTCEYYLSIDADVVLTNPKTLRILIEQNRKIIAPLVTRHGKLWSNFWGALSPDGYYARSEDYVDIVQGNRVGVWNIPYMANIYLIKGQTLRSEMKEKNYFMRDKLDPDMALCRNAREMTLQREKDSPSSETFHMLRAPKGVFMYITNRHEFGRLLSTANYNTSHYNNDLWQIFENPVDWKETYINPNYSKIFTDNIVEQPCPDVFWFPIFSDTACDELVEEMEHFGQWSGGKHQDSRISGGYENVPTDDIHMKQIGLDNEWLHFIREFIAPVTLKVFAGYYTKGYALLNFVVKYSPDRQRSLRPHHDSSTFTINIALNKVGEDFQGGGCKFLRYNCSIESPRKGWSFMHPGRLTHLHEGLPILNGTRYIAVSFIDP is encoded by the exons aTAAACTTCTGGTCTTTACTGTAGCAACTAAAGAAACCGATGGCTTTCACCGCTTCATGCGAACTGCCAAGCATTTCAACTACACAGTAAAG GTTCTTGGAAAAGGTGAAGAGTGGAAAGGTGGTGAGCTGCCCAACTCCATTGGCGGAGGGCAGAAGGTTCGGCTGCTGAAGGAGGGCATTGAAAGCTATGCTGATAAGGAGGACCTGGTTGTACTGTTTGTGGAATG cTTTGATGTTATCTTTGCTGGGGGCCCTGAAGAGCTGCTAAAGAAATTTCAGGAAACAAATCACAAGGTGGTGTTTGCAGCAGATGGACTGATTTGGCCAGATAAAAGGCTGGCTGACAAATATCCTGTTGTCCGGAGTGGGAAACGATTCCTGAACTCAGGAG GATTTATTGGTTATGCTCCATCCATAAATCGTATTGTGCAGCAATGGAATCTGCAGGATAATGATGATGACCAGCTGTTTTACACCAAAATCTATGTTGACCCATTGGCAAGG GAGCGCATTAACATCACTTTGGACCACAAATGTGCAATTTTCCAGACCCTAAATGGAGCTGTTG ATGAAGTCCTTTTGAAATTTGAAGAAGGAAAAGTAAGAGCAAGGAATTCAGTGTATGACACCCTACCAGTCACCATTCACGGAAATGGTCCAACTAAA ATTCACCTGAATTATTTGGGAAACTATATTCCCAACGCTTGGACCCGGGAAACTGGCTGCACTGTCTGTGATCTGGATTTACTGGACCTGTCAGCAGTCAAG GAATATCCAAGAGTAAAAATTGGTGTTTTCATTGAACAACCCACTCCTTTCCTAACTAAATTTTTAGACAGACTGTTGACTCTGGACTACCCACGGGAGGCACTCAGTATCTTCGTTCATAATAAT GAGGTTTACCATGAAAAGCACATCAAGAAATTCTGGGAAAAAGCCAAGAACATTATCAGAAGTATTAAAATTGTTGGACCTGAGGAAAACCTGAGTCAAGCAGAAGCCAGGAACATGGGAAT gGACCTTTGTCGCCAGGATAAAACGTGTGAATATTACTTAAGCATAGATGCAGATGTTGTCCTGACAAACCCAAAAACTTTAAGAATACTGATAGAACAGAACAG GAAGATAATTGCTCCACTAGTAACTCGCCACGGGAAGCTTTGGTCCAATTTCTGGGGTGCTCTGAGCCCTGATGGTTACTATGCTCGATCAGAAGATTATGTGGACATTGTCCAAGGGAACAGAGT AGgagtatggaatatcccttaCATGGCTAATATATACTTGATTAAGGGACAGACTCTGAGGTCtgagatgaaagaaaagaacTATTTCATGCGTGATAAGCTGGATCCTGATATGGCACTCTGCAGGAATGCCAGGGAGATG ACTTTACAAAGGGAAAAAGACTCCCCTTCTTCGGAAACATTCCATATGCTCAGAGCCCCAAAG GGTGTTTTCATGTACATTACCAACAGACATGAATTTGGAAGACTTCTTTCTACAGCCAACTACAATACTTCCCACTACAACAATGACCTCTGGCAGATCTTTGAGAATCCTGTG gaTTGGAAGGAAACTTACATAAATCCAAACTACTCAAAGATCTTCACGGATAACATAGTAGAACAG CCCTGTCCAGATGTGTTTTGGTTTCCCATATTTTCTGACACTGCCTGTGATGAATTAGTAGAAGAAATGGAACATTTTGGGCAATGGTCTGGTGGAAAACACCAA GACAGCCGCATTTCTGGAGGTTATGAAAATGTCCCAACCGATGACATTCACATGAAGCAGATAGGACTGGATAATGAATGGCTGCATTTCATACGAGAGTTCATTGCCCCAGTCACACTAAAAGTCTTTGCTGGCTACTATACCAAG GGCTATGCTCTGCTGAACTTTGTTGTGAAATACAGCCCTGACAGACAGCGGTCGCTGAGACCTCACCACGACTCCTCCACGTTCACCATCAACATCGCCCTCAACAAAGTAGGAGAAGACTTCCAG GGAGGTGGATGTAAATTCCTTAGGTACAACTGCTCCATTGAGTCCCCCAGGAAAGGATGGAGCTTCATGCACCCAGGAAGACTTACACATTTACACGAAGGACTTCCAATCTTGAATGGCACAAGATACATTGCAGTATCGTTTATTGatccttaa
- the PLOD2 gene encoding procollagen-lysine,2-oxoglutarate 5-dioxygenase 2 isoform X3, with protein MARSGARWPRLLLPALLALALPAAAERSPGPADKLLVFTVATKETDGFHRFMRTAKHFNYTVKVLGKGEEWKGGELPNSIGGGQKVRLLKEGIESYADKEDLVVLFVECFDVIFAGGPEELLKKFQETNHKVVFAADGLIWPDKRLADKYPVVRSGKRFLNSGGFIGYAPSINRIVQQWNLQDNDDDQLFYTKIYVDPLARERINITLDHKCAIFQTLNGAVDEVLLKFEEGKVRARNSVYDTLPVTIHGNGPTKIHLNYLGNYIPNAWTRETGCTVCDLDLLDLSAVKEYPRVKIGVFIEQPTPFLTKFLDRLLTLDYPREALSIFVHNNEVYHEKHIKKFWEKAKNIIRSIKIVGPEENLSQAEARNMGMDLCRQDKTCEYYLSIDADVVLTNPKTLRILIEQNRKIIAPLVTRHGKLWSNFWGALSPDGYYARSEDYVDIVQGNRVGVWNIPYMANIYLIKGQTLRSEMKEKNYFMRDKLDPDMALCRNAREMGVFMYITNRHEFGRLLSTANYNTSHYNNDLWQIFENPVDWKETYINPNYSKIFTDNIVEQPCPDVFWFPIFSDTACDELVEEMEHFGQWSGGKHQDSRISGGYENVPTDDIHMKQIGLDNEWLHFIREFIAPVTLKVFAGYYTKGYALLNFVVKYSPDRQRSLRPHHDSSTFTINIALNKVGEDFQGGGCKFLRYNCSIESPRKGWSFMHPGRLTHLHEGLPILNGTRYIAVSFIDP; from the exons aTAAACTTCTGGTCTTTACTGTAGCAACTAAAGAAACCGATGGCTTTCACCGCTTCATGCGAACTGCCAAGCATTTCAACTACACAGTAAAG GTTCTTGGAAAAGGTGAAGAGTGGAAAGGTGGTGAGCTGCCCAACTCCATTGGCGGAGGGCAGAAGGTTCGGCTGCTGAAGGAGGGCATTGAAAGCTATGCTGATAAGGAGGACCTGGTTGTACTGTTTGTGGAATG cTTTGATGTTATCTTTGCTGGGGGCCCTGAAGAGCTGCTAAAGAAATTTCAGGAAACAAATCACAAGGTGGTGTTTGCAGCAGATGGACTGATTTGGCCAGATAAAAGGCTGGCTGACAAATATCCTGTTGTCCGGAGTGGGAAACGATTCCTGAACTCAGGAG GATTTATTGGTTATGCTCCATCCATAAATCGTATTGTGCAGCAATGGAATCTGCAGGATAATGATGATGACCAGCTGTTTTACACCAAAATCTATGTTGACCCATTGGCAAGG GAGCGCATTAACATCACTTTGGACCACAAATGTGCAATTTTCCAGACCCTAAATGGAGCTGTTG ATGAAGTCCTTTTGAAATTTGAAGAAGGAAAAGTAAGAGCAAGGAATTCAGTGTATGACACCCTACCAGTCACCATTCACGGAAATGGTCCAACTAAA ATTCACCTGAATTATTTGGGAAACTATATTCCCAACGCTTGGACCCGGGAAACTGGCTGCACTGTCTGTGATCTGGATTTACTGGACCTGTCAGCAGTCAAG GAATATCCAAGAGTAAAAATTGGTGTTTTCATTGAACAACCCACTCCTTTCCTAACTAAATTTTTAGACAGACTGTTGACTCTGGACTACCCACGGGAGGCACTCAGTATCTTCGTTCATAATAAT GAGGTTTACCATGAAAAGCACATCAAGAAATTCTGGGAAAAAGCCAAGAACATTATCAGAAGTATTAAAATTGTTGGACCTGAGGAAAACCTGAGTCAAGCAGAAGCCAGGAACATGGGAAT gGACCTTTGTCGCCAGGATAAAACGTGTGAATATTACTTAAGCATAGATGCAGATGTTGTCCTGACAAACCCAAAAACTTTAAGAATACTGATAGAACAGAACAG GAAGATAATTGCTCCACTAGTAACTCGCCACGGGAAGCTTTGGTCCAATTTCTGGGGTGCTCTGAGCCCTGATGGTTACTATGCTCGATCAGAAGATTATGTGGACATTGTCCAAGGGAACAGAGT AGgagtatggaatatcccttaCATGGCTAATATATACTTGATTAAGGGACAGACTCTGAGGTCtgagatgaaagaaaagaacTATTTCATGCGTGATAAGCTGGATCCTGATATGGCACTCTGCAGGAATGCCAGGGAGATG GGTGTTTTCATGTACATTACCAACAGACATGAATTTGGAAGACTTCTTTCTACAGCCAACTACAATACTTCCCACTACAACAATGACCTCTGGCAGATCTTTGAGAATCCTGTG gaTTGGAAGGAAACTTACATAAATCCAAACTACTCAAAGATCTTCACGGATAACATAGTAGAACAG CCCTGTCCAGATGTGTTTTGGTTTCCCATATTTTCTGACACTGCCTGTGATGAATTAGTAGAAGAAATGGAACATTTTGGGCAATGGTCTGGTGGAAAACACCAA GACAGCCGCATTTCTGGAGGTTATGAAAATGTCCCAACCGATGACATTCACATGAAGCAGATAGGACTGGATAATGAATGGCTGCATTTCATACGAGAGTTCATTGCCCCAGTCACACTAAAAGTCTTTGCTGGCTACTATACCAAG GGCTATGCTCTGCTGAACTTTGTTGTGAAATACAGCCCTGACAGACAGCGGTCGCTGAGACCTCACCACGACTCCTCCACGTTCACCATCAACATCGCCCTCAACAAAGTAGGAGAAGACTTCCAG GGAGGTGGATGTAAATTCCTTAGGTACAACTGCTCCATTGAGTCCCCCAGGAAAGGATGGAGCTTCATGCACCCAGGAAGACTTACACATTTACACGAAGGACTTCCAATCTTGAATGGCACAAGATACATTGCAGTATCGTTTATTGatccttaa